One Prinia subflava isolate CZ2003 ecotype Zambia chromosome 8, Cam_Psub_1.2, whole genome shotgun sequence DNA window includes the following coding sequences:
- the UBTF gene encoding nucleolar transcription factor 1 isoform X4: MNGEAECPADLEMTAPKNQDRWSQEDMLTLLECMKNNLPSNDGSKFKTTESHLDWEKVAFKDFSGEMCKMKWMEISNEVRKFRTLTELIMDAEEHVKNPYKGKKLKKHPDFPKKPLTPYFRFFMEKRAKYAKLHPEMSNLDLTKILSKKYKELPEKKKMKYIQDFQREKQEFERNLARFREDHPDLIQNAKKSDVPEKPKTPQQLWYNHEKKIYLKVRPDVSTATTKEVKESLGKQWSQLSDKKRLKWIHKALEQRKEYEEIMRDYIQKHPELNISEEGITRSTLTKAERQLKDKFDGRPTKPPPNSYSLYCAELMANMKDVPSTERMVLCSQQWKLLSQKEKDAYHKKCDQKKKDYEIELLRFLESLPEEEQQRVLGEEKMLGSNRKGATSPASKKSSPETGKASSEKPKRPISAMFIFSEEKRKQLQEERPELSESELTRLLARMWNDLSEKKKAKYKAREAAMKAQSEKKHGSDKEERGKLPESPKTAEEIWQQSVIGDYLARFKNDRGKALKAMEATWNNMEKKEKLMWIKKAAEDQKRYERELSEMRAPPCSTNSTKKMKFQGEPKKPPMNGYQKFSQELLSNGELNHLPLKERMVEIGSRWQRISQGQKDHYKKLAEEQQKQYKVHLDIWLKSLSPQERAAYKEHISNKRKSIGKIRGPNPKMKPTMQSKSESEDDDEEEEEEEDDDEDEDDDDDNGDSSEEGGDSSESSSEEESEDGDENDEDDEDEDDEDEDDNDSEGSSSSSSSSGDSSDSDSN; this comes from the exons ATGAACGGCGAAGCTGAGTGCCCTGCAGACCTGGAAATGACAGCTCCCAAAAACCAAG ACCGCTGGTCACAGGAGGACATGCTGACCCTCCTGGAGTGCATGAAGAATAACCTGCCCTCCAACGACGGGAGCAAGTTCAAAACCACCGAGTCCCACCTGGACTGGGAAAAAGTGGCTTTCAAGGACTTCTCAGGGGAGATGTGCAAGATGAAGTGGATGGAGATCTCTAATGAG GTGAGGAAATTCCGGACCCTCACAGAGCTCATTATGGACGCTGAGGAGCACGTGAAGAACCCTTACAAAGGCAAAAAGCTCAAG AAACACCCCGACTTCCCCAAGAAGCCCCTGACTCCCTATTTCCGCTTCTTCATGGAGAAGCGAGCCAAATACGCCAAGCTGCACCCCGAAATGAGCAACCTGGATCTCACCAAGATCCTGTCCAAGAAATACAAGGAGCTTCCCGAGAAGAAAAAG ATGAAATACATCCAGGACTTCCAGCGAGAGAAGCAGGAGTTTGAGAGGAACCTGGCGAGGTTCAG GGAAGACCACCCGGATCTCATCCAGAACGCCAAGAAATCCGACGTCCCCGAGAAGCCCAAGACCCCCCAGCAGCTGTGGTACAACCACGAGAAGAAAATCTACTTGAAAGTGCGTCCAGATGTGAGTACG GCCACCACGAAGGAGGTGAAAGAGTCGCTGGGCAAGCAGTGGTCTCAACTCTCGGATAAAAAGAGGCTGAAATGGATTCATAAGGCCCTGGAACAGCGGAAGGAGTACGAG GAGATCATGCGGGATTACATCCAGAAGCACCCGGAGCTGAACATCAGCGAGGAGGGGATCACCCGCTCCACGCTCACCAAGGCCGAGCGGCAGCTCAAGGACAAGTTCGACGGACGACCCACCAAGCCACCCCC GAACAGCTACTCCCTGTACTGTGCAGAGCTGATGGCCAACATGAAAGACGTGCCCAGCACGGAGcggatggtgctgtgcagccaGCAGTGGAAGCTGCTGTCCCAGAAGGAAAAGGACGCCTACCACAAAAAGTGTGACCAG aaaaagaaagattatgAGATCGAGCTGCTCCGCTTCCTGGAG AGCCTGCccgaggaggagcagcagcggGTGCTGGGCGAGGAGAAGATGCTGGGCAGCAACCGGAAAGGGGCGACGAGTCCTGCATCCAAAAAATCCTCACCAGAGACCGGCAAG GCCAGCTCGGAGAAGCCCAAGAGGCCCATCTCAGCCATGTTCATCTTCTCGGAGGAGAAGcggaagcagctgcaggaggagcgGCCGGAGCTGTCGGAGAGCGAGCTGACCCGGCTCCTGGCCCGCATGTGGAACGACCTCTCCGAGAAGAAGAAG GCCAAGTACAAGGCGCGGGAGGCGGCGATGAAGGCGCAGTCGGAGAAGAAGCACGGCTCAGATAAAGAGGAGCGTGGGAAGCTGCCCGAGTCTCCCAAAACTGCTGAGGAGATCTGGCAGCAGAGCGTCATTGGGGACTACCTGGCCCGTTTCAAG AACGACCGGGGCAAAGCACTGAAGGCCATGGAGGCCACTTGGAACAACatggagaagaaagagaagctgATGTGGATCAAGAAGGCGGCGGAGGATCAGAAGCGATACGAG AGGGAGCTGAGCGAGATGCGGGCCCCTCCGTGCTCCACCAACTCCaccaagaaaatgaaattccagGGAGAGCCGAAGAAACCCCCCAT GAACGGTTACCAGAAGTTCTCCCAGGAGCTCCTGTCCAACGGGGAGCTGAACCACCTCCCGCTGAAGGAGCGCATGGTGGAGATCGGCAGCCGCTGGCAGCGCATCTCCCAGGGCCAGAAGGACCACTACAAAAAactggcagaggagcagcagaagcagtACAAGGTGCACCTCGACATCTGGCTCAAG agccTCTCGCCCCAGGAGCGGGCAGCCTACAAGGAACACATTTCCAAC AAACGCAAGAGCATAGGGAAGATCCGGGGCCCCAACCCCAAGATGAAGCCGACGATGCAGTCCAAGTCG GAGTCAGAGGACGATGacgaggaggaagaggaggaggaagatgacgATGAAGATGAGGATGACGATGATGACAACGGGGACTCGTCAGAGGAAGGCGGTGACTCCTCGGAGTCCAGCAGCGAGGAGGAGAGCGAGGACGGGGACGAG AACGACGAGGATGAcgaggatgaggatgatgaggacGAGGATGACAACGACTccgagggcagcagcagctcctcctcctcctcggggGACTCCTCCGACTCCGACTCCAACTGA
- the UBTF gene encoding nucleolar transcription factor 1 isoform X5, translating into MNGEAECPADLEMTAPKNQDRWSQEDMLTLLECMKNNLPSNDGSKFKTTESHLDWEKVAFKDFSGEMCKMKWMEISNEVRKFRTLTELIMDAEEHVKNPYKGKKLKKHPDFPKKPLTPYFRFFMEKRAKYAKLHPEMSNLDLTKILSKKYKELPEKKKMKYIQDFQREKQEFERNLARFREDHPDLIQNAKKSDVPEKPKTPQQLWYNHEKKIYLKVRPDEIMRDYIQKHPELNISEEGITRSTLTKAERQLKDKFDGRPTKPPPNSYSLYCAELMANMKDVPSTERMVLCSQQWKLLSQKEKDAYHKKCDQKKKDYEIELLRFLESLPEEEQQRVLGEEKMLGSNRKGATSPASKKSSPETGKASSEKPKRPISAMFIFSEEKRKQLQEERPELSESELTRLLARMWNDLSEKKKAKYKAREAAMKAQSEKKHGSDKEERGKLPESPKTAEEIWQQSVIGDYLARFKNDRGKALKAMEATWNNMEKKEKLMWIKKAAEDQKRYERELSEMRAPPCSTNSTKKMKFQGEPKKPPMNGYQKFSQELLSNGELNHLPLKERMVEIGSRWQRISQGQKDHYKKLAEEQQKQYKVHLDIWLKSLSPQERAAYKEHISNKRKSIGKIRGPNPKMKPTMQSKSESEDDDEEEEEEEDDDEDEDDDDDNGDSSEEGGDSSESSSEEESEDGDECECRVSHQSQSFTPVQLKSEYAGWRWGQKPCPCLVLATGQNDEDDEDEDDEDEDDNDSEGSSSSSSSSGDSSDSDSN; encoded by the exons ATGAACGGCGAAGCTGAGTGCCCTGCAGACCTGGAAATGACAGCTCCCAAAAACCAAG ACCGCTGGTCACAGGAGGACATGCTGACCCTCCTGGAGTGCATGAAGAATAACCTGCCCTCCAACGACGGGAGCAAGTTCAAAACCACCGAGTCCCACCTGGACTGGGAAAAAGTGGCTTTCAAGGACTTCTCAGGGGAGATGTGCAAGATGAAGTGGATGGAGATCTCTAATGAG GTGAGGAAATTCCGGACCCTCACAGAGCTCATTATGGACGCTGAGGAGCACGTGAAGAACCCTTACAAAGGCAAAAAGCTCAAG AAACACCCCGACTTCCCCAAGAAGCCCCTGACTCCCTATTTCCGCTTCTTCATGGAGAAGCGAGCCAAATACGCCAAGCTGCACCCCGAAATGAGCAACCTGGATCTCACCAAGATCCTGTCCAAGAAATACAAGGAGCTTCCCGAGAAGAAAAAG ATGAAATACATCCAGGACTTCCAGCGAGAGAAGCAGGAGTTTGAGAGGAACCTGGCGAGGTTCAG GGAAGACCACCCGGATCTCATCCAGAACGCCAAGAAATCCGACGTCCCCGAGAAGCCCAAGACCCCCCAGCAGCTGTGGTACAACCACGAGAAGAAAATCTACTTGAAAGTGCGTCCAGAT GAGATCATGCGGGATTACATCCAGAAGCACCCGGAGCTGAACATCAGCGAGGAGGGGATCACCCGCTCCACGCTCACCAAGGCCGAGCGGCAGCTCAAGGACAAGTTCGACGGACGACCCACCAAGCCACCCCC GAACAGCTACTCCCTGTACTGTGCAGAGCTGATGGCCAACATGAAAGACGTGCCCAGCACGGAGcggatggtgctgtgcagccaGCAGTGGAAGCTGCTGTCCCAGAAGGAAAAGGACGCCTACCACAAAAAGTGTGACCAG aaaaagaaagattatgAGATCGAGCTGCTCCGCTTCCTGGAG AGCCTGCccgaggaggagcagcagcggGTGCTGGGCGAGGAGAAGATGCTGGGCAGCAACCGGAAAGGGGCGACGAGTCCTGCATCCAAAAAATCCTCACCAGAGACCGGCAAG GCCAGCTCGGAGAAGCCCAAGAGGCCCATCTCAGCCATGTTCATCTTCTCGGAGGAGAAGcggaagcagctgcaggaggagcgGCCGGAGCTGTCGGAGAGCGAGCTGACCCGGCTCCTGGCCCGCATGTGGAACGACCTCTCCGAGAAGAAGAAG GCCAAGTACAAGGCGCGGGAGGCGGCGATGAAGGCGCAGTCGGAGAAGAAGCACGGCTCAGATAAAGAGGAGCGTGGGAAGCTGCCCGAGTCTCCCAAAACTGCTGAGGAGATCTGGCAGCAGAGCGTCATTGGGGACTACCTGGCCCGTTTCAAG AACGACCGGGGCAAAGCACTGAAGGCCATGGAGGCCACTTGGAACAACatggagaagaaagagaagctgATGTGGATCAAGAAGGCGGCGGAGGATCAGAAGCGATACGAG AGGGAGCTGAGCGAGATGCGGGCCCCTCCGTGCTCCACCAACTCCaccaagaaaatgaaattccagGGAGAGCCGAAGAAACCCCCCAT GAACGGTTACCAGAAGTTCTCCCAGGAGCTCCTGTCCAACGGGGAGCTGAACCACCTCCCGCTGAAGGAGCGCATGGTGGAGATCGGCAGCCGCTGGCAGCGCATCTCCCAGGGCCAGAAGGACCACTACAAAAAactggcagaggagcagcagaagcagtACAAGGTGCACCTCGACATCTGGCTCAAG agccTCTCGCCCCAGGAGCGGGCAGCCTACAAGGAACACATTTCCAAC AAACGCAAGAGCATAGGGAAGATCCGGGGCCCCAACCCCAAGATGAAGCCGACGATGCAGTCCAAGTCG GAGTCAGAGGACGATGacgaggaggaagaggaggaggaagatgacgATGAAGATGAGGATGACGATGATGACAACGGGGACTCGTCAGAGGAAGGCGGTGACTCCTCGGAGTCCAGCAGCGAGGAGGAGAGCGAGGACGGGGACGAG TGTGAATGCCGAGTAAGTCACCAGAGTCAAAGCTTTACACCGGTGCAACTGAAATCTGAGTATGCTGGATGGCGCTGGGGCCAGAAACCGTGTCCGTGCCTTGTGCTCGCCACCGGACAG AACGACGAGGATGAcgaggatgaggatgatgaggacGAGGATGACAACGACTccgagggcagcagcagctcctcctcctcctcggggGACTCCTCCGACTCCGACTCCAACTGA
- the UBTF gene encoding nucleolar transcription factor 1 isoform X7, with product MNGEAECPADLEMTAPKNQDRWSQEDMLTLLECMKNNLPSNDGSKFKTTESHLDWEKVAFKDFSGEMCKMKWMEISNEVRKFRTLTELIMDAEEHVKNPYKGKKLKKHPDFPKKPLTPYFRFFMEKRAKYAKLHPEMSNLDLTKILSKKYKELPEKKKMKYIQDFQREKQEFERNLARFREDHPDLIQNAKKSDVPEKPKTPQQLWYNHEKKIYLKVRPDVSTATTKEVKESLGKQWSQLSDKKRLKWIHKALEQRKEYEEIMRDYIQKHPELNISEEGITRSTLTKAERQLKDKFDGRPTKPPPNSYSLYCAELMANMKDVPSTERMVLCSQQWKLLSQKEKDAYHKKCDQKKKDYEIELLRFLESLPEEEQQRVLGEEKMLGSNRKGATSPASKKSSPETGKASSEKPKRPISAMFIFSEEKRKQLQEERPELSESELTRLLARMWNDLSEKKKAKYKAREAAMKAQSEKKHGSDKEERGKLPESPKTAEEIWQQSVIGDYLARFKNDRGKALKAMEATWNNMEKKEKLMWIKKAAEDQKRYERELSEMRAPPCSTNSTKKMKFQGEPKKPPMNGYQKFSQELLSNGELNHLPLKERMVEIGSRWQRISQGQKDHYKKLAEEQQKQYKVHLDIWLKSLSPQERAAYKEHISNKRKSIGKIRGPNPKMKPTMQSKSESEDDDEEEEEEEDDDEDEDDDDDNGDSSEEGGDSSESSSEEESEDGDEILSLVSAPFAPV from the exons ATGAACGGCGAAGCTGAGTGCCCTGCAGACCTGGAAATGACAGCTCCCAAAAACCAAG ACCGCTGGTCACAGGAGGACATGCTGACCCTCCTGGAGTGCATGAAGAATAACCTGCCCTCCAACGACGGGAGCAAGTTCAAAACCACCGAGTCCCACCTGGACTGGGAAAAAGTGGCTTTCAAGGACTTCTCAGGGGAGATGTGCAAGATGAAGTGGATGGAGATCTCTAATGAG GTGAGGAAATTCCGGACCCTCACAGAGCTCATTATGGACGCTGAGGAGCACGTGAAGAACCCTTACAAAGGCAAAAAGCTCAAG AAACACCCCGACTTCCCCAAGAAGCCCCTGACTCCCTATTTCCGCTTCTTCATGGAGAAGCGAGCCAAATACGCCAAGCTGCACCCCGAAATGAGCAACCTGGATCTCACCAAGATCCTGTCCAAGAAATACAAGGAGCTTCCCGAGAAGAAAAAG ATGAAATACATCCAGGACTTCCAGCGAGAGAAGCAGGAGTTTGAGAGGAACCTGGCGAGGTTCAG GGAAGACCACCCGGATCTCATCCAGAACGCCAAGAAATCCGACGTCCCCGAGAAGCCCAAGACCCCCCAGCAGCTGTGGTACAACCACGAGAAGAAAATCTACTTGAAAGTGCGTCCAGATGTGAGTACG GCCACCACGAAGGAGGTGAAAGAGTCGCTGGGCAAGCAGTGGTCTCAACTCTCGGATAAAAAGAGGCTGAAATGGATTCATAAGGCCCTGGAACAGCGGAAGGAGTACGAG GAGATCATGCGGGATTACATCCAGAAGCACCCGGAGCTGAACATCAGCGAGGAGGGGATCACCCGCTCCACGCTCACCAAGGCCGAGCGGCAGCTCAAGGACAAGTTCGACGGACGACCCACCAAGCCACCCCC GAACAGCTACTCCCTGTACTGTGCAGAGCTGATGGCCAACATGAAAGACGTGCCCAGCACGGAGcggatggtgctgtgcagccaGCAGTGGAAGCTGCTGTCCCAGAAGGAAAAGGACGCCTACCACAAAAAGTGTGACCAG aaaaagaaagattatgAGATCGAGCTGCTCCGCTTCCTGGAG AGCCTGCccgaggaggagcagcagcggGTGCTGGGCGAGGAGAAGATGCTGGGCAGCAACCGGAAAGGGGCGACGAGTCCTGCATCCAAAAAATCCTCACCAGAGACCGGCAAG GCCAGCTCGGAGAAGCCCAAGAGGCCCATCTCAGCCATGTTCATCTTCTCGGAGGAGAAGcggaagcagctgcaggaggagcgGCCGGAGCTGTCGGAGAGCGAGCTGACCCGGCTCCTGGCCCGCATGTGGAACGACCTCTCCGAGAAGAAGAAG GCCAAGTACAAGGCGCGGGAGGCGGCGATGAAGGCGCAGTCGGAGAAGAAGCACGGCTCAGATAAAGAGGAGCGTGGGAAGCTGCCCGAGTCTCCCAAAACTGCTGAGGAGATCTGGCAGCAGAGCGTCATTGGGGACTACCTGGCCCGTTTCAAG AACGACCGGGGCAAAGCACTGAAGGCCATGGAGGCCACTTGGAACAACatggagaagaaagagaagctgATGTGGATCAAGAAGGCGGCGGAGGATCAGAAGCGATACGAG AGGGAGCTGAGCGAGATGCGGGCCCCTCCGTGCTCCACCAACTCCaccaagaaaatgaaattccagGGAGAGCCGAAGAAACCCCCCAT GAACGGTTACCAGAAGTTCTCCCAGGAGCTCCTGTCCAACGGGGAGCTGAACCACCTCCCGCTGAAGGAGCGCATGGTGGAGATCGGCAGCCGCTGGCAGCGCATCTCCCAGGGCCAGAAGGACCACTACAAAAAactggcagaggagcagcagaagcagtACAAGGTGCACCTCGACATCTGGCTCAAG agccTCTCGCCCCAGGAGCGGGCAGCCTACAAGGAACACATTTCCAAC AAACGCAAGAGCATAGGGAAGATCCGGGGCCCCAACCCCAAGATGAAGCCGACGATGCAGTCCAAGTCG GAGTCAGAGGACGATGacgaggaggaagaggaggaggaagatgacgATGAAGATGAGGATGACGATGATGACAACGGGGACTCGTCAGAGGAAGGCGGTGACTCCTCGGAGTCCAGCAGCGAGGAGGAGAGCGAGGACGGGGACGAG ATACTGAGTCTGGTCTCGGCTCCGTTTGCGCCAGTGTGA
- the UBTF gene encoding nucleolar transcription factor 1 isoform X2, with product MNGEAECPADLEMTAPKNQDRWSQEDMLTLLECMKNNLPSNDGSKFKTTESHLDWEKVAFKDFSGEMCKMKWMEISNEVRKFRTLTELIMDAEEHVKNPYKGKKLKKHPDFPKKPLTPYFRFFMEKRAKYAKLHPEMSNLDLTKILSKKYKELPEKKKMKYIQDFQREKQEFERNLARFREDHPDLIQNAKKSDVPEKPKTPQQLWYNHEKKIYLKVRPDATTKEVKESLGKQWSQLSDKKRLKWIHKALEQRKEYEEIMRDYIQKHPELNISEEGITRSTLTKAERQLKDKFDGRPTKPPPNSYSLYCAELMANMKDVPSTERMVLCSQQWKLLSQKEKDAYHKKCDQKKKDYEIELLRFLESLPEEEQQRVLGEEKMLGSNRKGATSPASKKSSPETGKASSEKPKRPISAMFIFSEEKRKQLQEERPELSESELTRLLARMWNDLSEKKKAKYKAREAAMKAQSEKKHGSDKEERGKLPESPKTAEEIWQQSVIGDYLARFKNDRGKALKAMEATWNNMEKKEKLMWIKKAAEDQKRYERELSEMRAPPCSTNSTKKMKFQGEPKKPPMNGYQKFSQELLSNGELNHLPLKERMVEIGSRWQRISQGQKDHYKKLAEEQQKQYKVHLDIWLKSLSPQERAAYKEHISNKRKSIGKIRGPNPKMKPTMQSKSESEDDDEEEEEEEDDDEDEDDDDDNGDSSEEGGDSSESSSEEESEDGDECECRVSHQSQSFTPVQLKSEYAGWRWGQKPCPCLVLATGQNDEDDEDEDDEDEDDNDSEGSSSSSSSSGDSSDSDSN from the exons ATGAACGGCGAAGCTGAGTGCCCTGCAGACCTGGAAATGACAGCTCCCAAAAACCAAG ACCGCTGGTCACAGGAGGACATGCTGACCCTCCTGGAGTGCATGAAGAATAACCTGCCCTCCAACGACGGGAGCAAGTTCAAAACCACCGAGTCCCACCTGGACTGGGAAAAAGTGGCTTTCAAGGACTTCTCAGGGGAGATGTGCAAGATGAAGTGGATGGAGATCTCTAATGAG GTGAGGAAATTCCGGACCCTCACAGAGCTCATTATGGACGCTGAGGAGCACGTGAAGAACCCTTACAAAGGCAAAAAGCTCAAG AAACACCCCGACTTCCCCAAGAAGCCCCTGACTCCCTATTTCCGCTTCTTCATGGAGAAGCGAGCCAAATACGCCAAGCTGCACCCCGAAATGAGCAACCTGGATCTCACCAAGATCCTGTCCAAGAAATACAAGGAGCTTCCCGAGAAGAAAAAG ATGAAATACATCCAGGACTTCCAGCGAGAGAAGCAGGAGTTTGAGAGGAACCTGGCGAGGTTCAG GGAAGACCACCCGGATCTCATCCAGAACGCCAAGAAATCCGACGTCCCCGAGAAGCCCAAGACCCCCCAGCAGCTGTGGTACAACCACGAGAAGAAAATCTACTTGAAAGTGCGTCCAGAT GCCACCACGAAGGAGGTGAAAGAGTCGCTGGGCAAGCAGTGGTCTCAACTCTCGGATAAAAAGAGGCTGAAATGGATTCATAAGGCCCTGGAACAGCGGAAGGAGTACGAG GAGATCATGCGGGATTACATCCAGAAGCACCCGGAGCTGAACATCAGCGAGGAGGGGATCACCCGCTCCACGCTCACCAAGGCCGAGCGGCAGCTCAAGGACAAGTTCGACGGACGACCCACCAAGCCACCCCC GAACAGCTACTCCCTGTACTGTGCAGAGCTGATGGCCAACATGAAAGACGTGCCCAGCACGGAGcggatggtgctgtgcagccaGCAGTGGAAGCTGCTGTCCCAGAAGGAAAAGGACGCCTACCACAAAAAGTGTGACCAG aaaaagaaagattatgAGATCGAGCTGCTCCGCTTCCTGGAG AGCCTGCccgaggaggagcagcagcggGTGCTGGGCGAGGAGAAGATGCTGGGCAGCAACCGGAAAGGGGCGACGAGTCCTGCATCCAAAAAATCCTCACCAGAGACCGGCAAG GCCAGCTCGGAGAAGCCCAAGAGGCCCATCTCAGCCATGTTCATCTTCTCGGAGGAGAAGcggaagcagctgcaggaggagcgGCCGGAGCTGTCGGAGAGCGAGCTGACCCGGCTCCTGGCCCGCATGTGGAACGACCTCTCCGAGAAGAAGAAG GCCAAGTACAAGGCGCGGGAGGCGGCGATGAAGGCGCAGTCGGAGAAGAAGCACGGCTCAGATAAAGAGGAGCGTGGGAAGCTGCCCGAGTCTCCCAAAACTGCTGAGGAGATCTGGCAGCAGAGCGTCATTGGGGACTACCTGGCCCGTTTCAAG AACGACCGGGGCAAAGCACTGAAGGCCATGGAGGCCACTTGGAACAACatggagaagaaagagaagctgATGTGGATCAAGAAGGCGGCGGAGGATCAGAAGCGATACGAG AGGGAGCTGAGCGAGATGCGGGCCCCTCCGTGCTCCACCAACTCCaccaagaaaatgaaattccagGGAGAGCCGAAGAAACCCCCCAT GAACGGTTACCAGAAGTTCTCCCAGGAGCTCCTGTCCAACGGGGAGCTGAACCACCTCCCGCTGAAGGAGCGCATGGTGGAGATCGGCAGCCGCTGGCAGCGCATCTCCCAGGGCCAGAAGGACCACTACAAAAAactggcagaggagcagcagaagcagtACAAGGTGCACCTCGACATCTGGCTCAAG agccTCTCGCCCCAGGAGCGGGCAGCCTACAAGGAACACATTTCCAAC AAACGCAAGAGCATAGGGAAGATCCGGGGCCCCAACCCCAAGATGAAGCCGACGATGCAGTCCAAGTCG GAGTCAGAGGACGATGacgaggaggaagaggaggaggaagatgacgATGAAGATGAGGATGACGATGATGACAACGGGGACTCGTCAGAGGAAGGCGGTGACTCCTCGGAGTCCAGCAGCGAGGAGGAGAGCGAGGACGGGGACGAG TGTGAATGCCGAGTAAGTCACCAGAGTCAAAGCTTTACACCGGTGCAACTGAAATCTGAGTATGCTGGATGGCGCTGGGGCCAGAAACCGTGTCCGTGCCTTGTGCTCGCCACCGGACAG AACGACGAGGATGAcgaggatgaggatgatgaggacGAGGATGACAACGACTccgagggcagcagcagctcctcctcctcctcggggGACTCCTCCGACTCCGACTCCAACTGA